The DNA segment TGCACAAAAAGTACATTTTGCCAGCAGTCGAATCGCAGGATTAATGATTCTGGGATTTTCAGGTATTTCGCCACAAGTGCAACAGTGAGGCGAAATGTCTTTGGCGGTTGAATGCGGCGAAATAAGGCTGTCATAATCAATTCATTCCAGGTTTAACTGTTGAGTCGCTGGTTTCTGGGGTGATGTCGAAAATGATGGAGTAGGGAACGTTTGGAGTATTCGCTTTCAGGATTCGCAGATGCGCTTCTGCCTCATTGCGACCGCGAAAACGAGCGACGATAAGCGAGCGCATATCAGGAAGCGAACGGATGATGCACCAAGGATGGAGTTTGGAGTAATACGTCATAAGATTCTCCCAGTCATAGCTGTGAGTTACTTAGTTATGGGTTTTGAATGGGTATTTACAAGGCTGTCGCTAACAAACCCAGCCAAAGATAGCGATCATGTGATCGCGTGACAGTTATGTAAGAAACTAAAGTTAGGGCAGGCATCTTGTGAAGCTCTGAAGACGACTGAGCCAAATGGTGGCTTTTCAGTCACTTCGATTCGCTTCTGTATCTATCTTATATAAGCACTCTTAGAATTTATTTGTCAAGCATCTTTATATAAGAATTTTTATAGTACATGACCAAAGACCAACAACAGCAAGAATACGATCGGGAGTCTCCCCTGAAGCGGCGGAGAGAAGAATTAGGCTTAACGCAGAGAGACGTTGCATTAGCTCTGGGTAAGACTGTCCAGACAGTTAGTAATTGGGAGACAGGGCTTTATGAAGCAAAGCTTAGTCCTCGCGATTTAAAAGCACTTTGTCGGCTGCTGAAATGGACGTTAGAAGAACTGCCCGATTACTTCGGTTCACCGCAACTACAGTAGCGATCGCGTTTTTGGGGAGAGAATGTGATCGCGTTTTTGGGGAGAAGGATGCGTTCGCGCATCTTAAACTAGATTTACAGGTAATGGGTAAAGTATCCAAAAAAGAAGTAAATATGAAAAAAAATCAACAATTTACTGCCATCATCGAACGAGAAGGGGATGGATATGTATCGCTTTGTCCAGAATTAGATATTGCCAGTCAAGGTGATACAGTCGAGCAAGCAAAAAATAACTTAATTGAAGCATTAGAGTTATTCTTTGAAGTTGCCGATCCTCTAGAGGTACAAAATCGCTTGCGGACGGAAGTTTTTGTTACCAGGGTAGAGGTTTCTGTTGGGTAAGTTACGAGTTTTATCAGCGCGAGAGGTTTGCCAAATTTTAGAGCAAAATGGCTTTGTGGAAGTGCGGCAAAGCGGTAGTCATATTATTATGCAACGTCAAACAGATGAAACTACGATTACTGCTGTTGTTCCAAATTATGCGGAGTTACGCATTGGAACTTTACAGTCAATTATCCGCCAGTCTGGATTACCGCGTTCTCTGTTTGAGGTGATGTGATGGCTAAAATATATTCGGCTCTACCGAACTTGTTATGTAAAAATGTTAAAAATAGCTAATCAAAATAGCAAAAACAGAATAGGTATAAGAAGTGACATTTGTTGCGGGGCTTGAATTCTGAGATTGATTGTGATTAAGTAGATGCAGTAAAAAAGCAGCCCCAGACTGGGTTTTATACTAATGGCATCAAAAGCACAGCTTCATCTAATGACATCTCTGCTCAATATTCCCCAATTTAAAGTTATAGATTATCAGTTTCAGTCAGGGATAGGAATATTTTTAAAAATAGAAAAGAAAGATCCAAAAGTTCAATGTCCTAACTGTAGTAAGACAACAGATAAGCTACACCAAAACCATCGGTATGTTATCAGAGATTTACCTTTTGGAGACAAACAAGTATATCTTCAAGTAAACCGGCGTCAAATCAGGTGTGACGGCTGTGGCAGCAAGTTTAGTGAAGAATTAGAA comes from the Funiculus sociatus GB2-C1 genome and includes:
- a CDS encoding helix-turn-helix transcriptional regulator, translating into MTKDQQQQEYDRESPLKRRREELGLTQRDVALALGKTVQTVSNWETGLYEAKLSPRDLKALCRLLKWTLEELPDYFGSPQLQ
- a CDS encoding type II toxin-antitoxin system HicB family antitoxin, encoding MKKNQQFTAIIEREGDGYVSLCPELDIASQGDTVEQAKNNLIEALELFFEVADPLEVQNRLRTEVFVTRVEVSVG
- a CDS encoding type II toxin-antitoxin system HicA family toxin, whose amino-acid sequence is MGKLRVLSAREVCQILEQNGFVEVRQSGSHIIMQRQTDETTITAVVPNYAELRIGTLQSIIRQSGLPRSLFEVM